Proteins co-encoded in one Polaromonas vacuolata genomic window:
- a CDS encoding ornithine cyclodeaminase — MVDYIGVQQIQAMLRRSGPAAFIKGLAAQIAADYLRWPAFDKSARHAIYSPGGVIELMPASDGRLYSFKYVNGHPGNTARGLLTVTAFGVLADVETGYPLLLSELTLTTALRTAAMSALAAQRLARPQSHIMALIGNGAQSEFQALGFVHMLGIDELRLYDIDAAASAKLARNLAQLALPNLQVRICSTALEAVAGADIVTTLTADKSQSVVLTPEMIEPGMHINAVGGDCPGKTELHPDILRRPDARVFVEYEPQSRIEGEIQQMPADFAVTEFANLISGAAPGRTDKGQVTIFDSVGFALNDYSALCYLYRLQQASAEKIKLDLIPELDDPKDLFSLISAPSKTSPQSFTQRQISPAIATESAK; from the coding sequence ATGGTCGACTACATTGGCGTGCAACAAATTCAAGCCATGCTAAGACGCAGCGGGCCGGCAGCATTTATCAAAGGTTTAGCGGCACAAATCGCCGCCGACTACCTGCGTTGGCCGGCGTTTGACAAAAGCGCTAGGCACGCCATTTACTCGCCCGGTGGCGTAATTGAACTCATGCCCGCCAGCGATGGCAGACTTTATTCTTTCAAATACGTCAATGGTCACCCCGGCAACACGGCACGCGGCCTGCTCACGGTCACCGCTTTTGGGGTATTAGCCGATGTGGAAACCGGCTATCCGCTGCTACTTTCAGAACTAACTTTGACCACCGCCTTGCGCACTGCCGCCATGTCGGCCCTAGCCGCTCAACGGCTGGCCCGGCCCCAGAGCCACATCATGGCGCTGATAGGCAACGGTGCGCAAAGCGAATTTCAAGCCTTGGGTTTTGTCCACATGCTAGGTATTGACGAGCTACGCCTCTACGATATTGACGCTGCGGCCAGCGCCAAACTAGCGCGCAACCTGGCACAGCTAGCGCTGCCAAATTTGCAAGTTCGTATTTGTAGCACGGCCTTAGAGGCAGTAGCAGGCGCCGACATTGTCACCACACTGACGGCCGATAAAAGCCAGTCCGTCGTGCTCACGCCTGAGATGATTGAGCCCGGCATGCACATCAACGCCGTAGGCGGCGACTGTCCCGGTAAAACCGAGCTACACCCCGACATATTGCGCCGACCCGACGCGCGCGTGTTTGTTGAATATGAACCCCAGTCGCGCATAGAAGGCGAGATTCAGCAAATGCCGGCAGACTTTGCGGTCACCGAGTTTGCCAATTTAATCAGCGGCGCCGCGCCAGGACGTACTGACAAGGGGCAAGTCACCATCTTTGACTCCGTCGGCTTTGCGCTTAACGACTACTCAGCGCTTTGCTATTTGTACCGCTTGCAGCAGGCCAGCGCTGAAAAAATAAAGCTGGATTTGATTCCAGAACTGGACGATCCCAAGGACTTGTTTAGCCTCATTAGCGCGCCAAGCAAGACCAGTCCACAGTCATTCACGCAGAGGCAAATCAGCCCAGCAATAGCAACTGAAAGTGCGAAATAA
- a CDS encoding Lrp/AsnC family transcriptional regulator, protein MDDTDRQLLSHLRENSRTSVASLALRLKVSRGTVQNRLAKLEADGTITGYTVRLKPQAEAHKIRAFMSVAVVGNRTDAVLSALRGDPAVSGLHSTNGRWDIVAELQADSLEAFDRVLSRIRLLEGIANTETSLLLSTSKL, encoded by the coding sequence ATGGATGACACTGACCGCCAACTGCTCTCCCACTTGCGTGAGAATTCCCGTACCTCGGTGGCATCGCTGGCATTGCGGCTCAAAGTCTCGCGCGGCACAGTGCAAAACCGCCTCGCCAAGTTAGAAGCCGATGGCACTATCACTGGTTACACCGTGCGCCTTAAACCGCAGGCCGAAGCGCATAAAATCCGGGCTTTTATGTCGGTGGCTGTGGTGGGTAACCGCACTGATGCCGTACTCTCGGCGCTTCGCGGCGACCCAGCGGTGAGCGGTTTGCACAGCACCAATGGACGCTGGGATATAGTCGCCGAACTGCAGGCTGATAGCCTCGAAGCCTTTGACCGCGTGCTCAGCCGCATCCGCCTGTTAGAGGGCATTGCCAACACCGAGACCAGCTTGCTGCTGTCAACCAGCAAACTCTAG
- the gshA gene encoding glutamate--cysteine ligase yields the protein MVPHLITALNVPINELEQRILDSMPAIERWFRLEWMEHTPPFYSSVDVRNAGFKLAPVATNLFPGGWNNLTPEMLPLAVQAAMAAIEKICPEARNLLVVPENHPRNSFYLSSLLQLKRIFHQAGLNVRFGSLNPEIKEPTTLSLPTGETITIEPLIRSDRRLGLKDFDPCTILLNNDLSTGIPGMLEDLEEQYLLPPRHASWSVRRKSRHFKAYEEVSKRFGKLLGIDPWLINPMYAQCDEVNFADGSGMECLTSNVEAMLAKVKRKYKEYGINEKPFVIVKADNGSHGMGIMTVRDVRDLPELIEKTRARMAASDDLNNVTDVIIQEGVLTNERVNEAVAEPVVYMMDRYVVGGFYRVNAERGVDENLNAPGSSFVPLAFADNGRLPQAGEKPGSSSPNRFYMYGVIGRLAMLAASYELEATDPDAEVYD from the coding sequence ATGGTTCCGCACCTTATTACCGCATTGAATGTCCCCATTAACGAGCTTGAGCAACGCATTCTTGACTCCATGCCGGCTATCGAGCGCTGGTTTCGGCTCGAATGGATGGAACACACACCACCGTTTTACAGCTCTGTTGATGTTCGCAACGCGGGCTTTAAGCTCGCGCCAGTCGCCACCAATTTATTTCCCGGTGGCTGGAACAACCTGACCCCAGAAATGCTGCCGTTGGCCGTTCAGGCGGCGATGGCAGCGATTGAAAAAATCTGTCCCGAGGCGCGCAACTTGCTGGTGGTGCCAGAGAATCATCCGCGCAACAGCTTTTACCTTTCAAGCTTGCTGCAACTCAAACGAATTTTTCATCAGGCCGGCCTGAATGTGCGGTTTGGCTCGCTCAACCCCGAGATCAAGGAGCCAACTACCTTGAGCTTGCCCACGGGTGAGACCATCACCATAGAGCCACTGATACGCTCAGACCGGCGCTTAGGGCTAAAAGATTTCGATCCCTGCACGATTTTGCTCAACAACGATTTGTCCACCGGTATTCCCGGTATGCTCGAAGACTTGGAAGAGCAGTACTTGCTGCCACCCCGGCATGCGAGTTGGTCGGTACGCCGCAAGTCACGCCACTTCAAAGCTTATGAAGAAGTCTCCAAGCGCTTTGGCAAGCTGTTGGGCATAGACCCATGGCTGATCAATCCCATGTATGCGCAGTGCGATGAAGTCAACTTTGCTGACGGCAGCGGTATGGAGTGCCTCACTAGCAACGTGGAAGCTATGCTGGCCAAGGTCAAGCGCAAGTACAAGGAATACGGCATCAACGAAAAGCCCTTTGTGATCGTCAAGGCTGACAACGGCAGTCACGGCATGGGCATCATGACTGTTCGGGATGTGCGGGATTTGCCCGAACTGATAGAAAAAACGCGTGCCCGCATGGCTGCAAGCGATGACCTTAACAATGTCACCGACGTCATCATCCAAGAAGGCGTGCTCACTAATGAGCGGGTTAACGAGGCAGTGGCTGAGCCAGTTGTCTACATGATGGATCGCTATGTAGTGGGTGGTTTTTACCGTGTCAATGCCGAACGCGGCGTAGACGAAAACCTCAACGCGCCAGGTTCGAGTTTTGTACCGCTAGCTTTTGCCGACAACGGACGTTTGCCGCAAGCCGGCGAAAAGCCGGGCTCTAGCAGTCCGAACCGCTTTTACATGTATGGTGTGATTGGCCGGCTAGCCATGCTGGCGGCGAGTTACGAGCTTGAAGCGACGGATCCGGACGCAGAGGTCTACGACTGA
- the rocF gene encoding arginase — MAIPNMAATAQKATLLIDLIGAPTDVGAGSRGASMGPEALRVAGLREALQKRGLQVNDQGNLAGPTNPWLAAVNGYRHLAEVSAWNQSVHTAMHTSLSAGHLPILLGGDHCLGIGSVSAAARYCRENGKKLRVLWLDAHTDFNTNQLTPSGNLHGMPVAVLCGHGPTELTRIGGTTPAIAPDVMRLVGIRSVDEGEKLFVRQTALEVFDMRYIDEMGMQKTMVRALAGMDQDTHLHVSFDVDFLDAAIAPGVATAVRGGPTYREAQLCMEMIADTGCMRSLDIMELNPALDLRNGTAELAVDLVESLFGKSTLARS, encoded by the coding sequence ATGGCTATACCGAACATGGCAGCGACTGCGCAAAAAGCCACACTGTTAATCGATTTAATCGGTGCGCCCACTGATGTCGGCGCCGGCAGCCGCGGCGCGTCTATGGGGCCGGAAGCGCTGCGCGTTGCCGGTCTGCGTGAAGCGTTACAAAAGCGTGGTCTACAGGTTAACGACCAAGGTAATTTGGCTGGCCCAACCAACCCCTGGCTAGCGGCAGTCAACGGCTATCGACATCTGGCTGAGGTCAGCGCTTGGAATCAAAGCGTACACACAGCTATGCACACCAGTCTTAGCGCCGGTCATCTGCCAATCCTGCTGGGTGGTGACCACTGTTTGGGTATTGGCTCGGTCAGTGCAGCGGCGCGCTACTGCCGGGAAAACGGCAAAAAACTGCGCGTGCTGTGGCTGGACGCACACACAGACTTCAACACCAACCAGCTCACCCCGAGTGGCAACCTGCACGGCATGCCAGTAGCGGTGCTTTGCGGCCATGGCCCAACCGAGCTCACCCGCATAGGCGGCACAACACCAGCCATAGCACCAGACGTCATGCGCTTAGTAGGCATACGCAGCGTTGATGAAGGTGAGAAGCTATTCGTGCGCCAAACCGCACTGGAAGTGTTTGATATGCGCTACATCGACGAGATGGGCATGCAAAAAACCATGGTGCGGGCGCTAGCGGGAATGGACCAAGACACCCACTTACACGTGAGTTTTGATGTAGATTTTCTCGATGCTGCCATCGCTCCCGGCGTGGCCACGGCCGTCAGAGGCGGGCCGACTTACCGCGAAGCCCAGTTGTGCATGGAAATGATTGCCGACACTGGTTGCATGCGATCGCTTGACATCATGGAACTCAACCCCGCCTTAGACCTGCGCAACGGCACGGCAGAGTTGGCCGTTGACTTAGTCGAGAGCTTGTTTGGCAAAAGCACTTTAGCCCGCAGTTAA
- the holA gene encoding DNA polymerase III subunit delta, whose product MNPVPAQLQEHLSRGLKSLYTLYGDEPLLIQEYADALRLAARAQGFTERTVHVVAGAHFDWSEVLASGGSLSLFADKQIIEIRVPSGKPGKDGSAALQTIAQRAQGDDTTLTLILLPKLDAATTKGAWFGALESAGACVRFDPVDRRNLPQWLSQRLQQQGQRVEAGEAGQRTLQFFADRVEGNLLAAHQEIQKLVLLYPPDAGGDVLTFDQIENAVLNVARYDVFKLAEAVLGGQTMRVARMLDGLQAEGESEVLVHWALAEDIRSMKRVKDAIAQGRPMPMALRENRVWGVKEKLFERALPLISDLSLANLLHAAHKVDGIVKGLKQPDWPADGWQSLHRLAGMVCEQCAAPALSSRRR is encoded by the coding sequence ATGAATCCAGTCCCGGCCCAACTGCAGGAGCACCTGTCTCGCGGCCTTAAAAGTCTCTACACGCTTTACGGCGACGAGCCGCTCTTGATACAAGAATATGCTGATGCCCTCCGGCTTGCAGCACGCGCCCAAGGCTTTACCGAGCGCACCGTACACGTCGTAGCCGGTGCGCATTTTGATTGGAGCGAAGTGCTCGCCAGCGGCGGTTCTTTGAGCTTGTTTGCGGATAAACAAATCATTGAAATCCGTGTTCCTAGCGGCAAGCCCGGTAAAGACGGTAGTGCTGCGCTGCAGACCATCGCCCAGCGCGCTCAAGGCGACGACACTACGCTCACGCTAATACTTTTGCCTAAACTCGACGCGGCAACCACCAAAGGGGCTTGGTTTGGTGCGCTAGAAAGTGCTGGCGCTTGTGTCCGCTTTGATCCCGTTGACAGGCGTAATCTGCCGCAGTGGTTGAGCCAGCGTTTGCAGCAACAGGGTCAGCGTGTCGAGGCTGGTGAGGCCGGTCAGCGTACGCTGCAATTTTTTGCCGATAGGGTGGAGGGCAATTTGCTCGCCGCGCACCAAGAAATCCAAAAGCTAGTACTGCTTTATCCGCCAGACGCAGGCGGCGATGTACTCACTTTTGACCAGATCGAAAACGCGGTGCTTAACGTGGCGCGCTATGACGTCTTTAAACTCGCCGAAGCAGTCCTAGGCGGCCAAACTATGCGTGTGGCTCGCATGCTAGACGGCCTTCAGGCCGAAGGCGAGTCAGAGGTGCTGGTGCACTGGGCCTTAGCTGAAGACATTCGCAGCATGAAACGCGTGAAAGACGCCATCGCTCAAGGCCGGCCCATGCCCATGGCATTGCGAGAAAACCGTGTTTGGGGTGTAAAAGAAAAACTTTTTGAGCGTGCCCTGCCGTTAATCAGTGACCTGAGTCTGGCTAATTTGCTGCATGCGGCGCACAAGGTCGACGGCATAGTTAAAGGCCTTAAACAGCCCGATTGGCCGGCCGATGGCTGGCAGTCGCTGCACCGGCTAGCTGGGATGGTTTGCGAGCAATGTGCGGCACCTGCACTGTCATCGCGCAGGCGTTAA
- a CDS encoding type IV pilus twitching motility protein PilT encodes MDITQLLAFSVKNKASDLHLSAGLPPMIRVNGDVRRINIDPLDHKEVQAMVYDIMNDSQRKNFEEFLEIDFSFEIDGLARFRVNAFNHQRGAGAVFRTIPSKILTLEQLGAPKIFSELALKPRGMVLVTGPTGSGKSTTLAAMINFLNETEYGHILTVEDPIEFVHESKKCLINQREVGSHTLSFSGALKSALREDPDAILVGEMRDLETIRLAMSAAETGHLVFATLHTSSAAKTIDRIIDVFPGDEKEMIRSMLSESLQAVISQTLCKTKDGSGRVAAHEIMLGTGAIRNLIRESKVAQMYSTIQTGNSVGMQTLDQSLSDLVKRNIISSAEARSKAKMPENFPA; translated from the coding sequence ATGGACATTACCCAACTGCTGGCCTTTAGTGTCAAAAATAAGGCCTCTGACTTGCATTTGTCTGCAGGACTGCCGCCCATGATTCGCGTTAATGGCGATGTGCGGCGCATCAACATAGACCCGCTAGATCACAAAGAGGTCCAAGCCATGGTGTATGACATCATGAACGATAGCCAACGTAAAAATTTCGAAGAGTTTTTAGAGATTGATTTCTCTTTCGAAATCGACGGTTTGGCACGTTTTCGTGTCAATGCGTTCAATCACCAACGCGGTGCTGGCGCCGTTTTTCGCACCATCCCCTCAAAAATTTTGACGCTGGAGCAGCTAGGTGCTCCCAAGATTTTCAGTGAACTCGCACTTAAACCTCGCGGCATGGTGCTGGTGACTGGGCCGACGGGCTCGGGTAAGTCCACCACGCTGGCGGCCATGATCAATTTTCTCAATGAGACCGAGTACGGCCATATTTTGACCGTCGAAGATCCCATAGAGTTTGTGCACGAGTCGAAAAAATGTTTGATTAACCAGCGCGAAGTAGGCTCTCACACCTTGAGCTTTAGCGGGGCTCTCAAATCCGCTTTGCGTGAAGACCCAGACGCTATTTTGGTTGGCGAGATGCGTGATCTTGAGACTATTCGGCTGGCTATGTCGGCCGCTGAAACAGGTCACCTTGTATTTGCTACGTTACACACCTCAAGTGCAGCCAAAACCATAGACCGCATCATTGACGTGTTTCCCGGCGATGAAAAGGAAATGATTCGCTCCATGCTCTCTGAATCCCTGCAAGCGGTGATCTCACAAACCTTGTGCAAGACTAAAGACGGCAGCGGTCGGGTGGCGGCGCATGAAATCATGCTCGGCACTGGCGCCATTCGAAATCTGATTCGCGAGTCCAAAGTGGCGCAGATGTATTCGACGATACAGACTGGCAACAGCGTTGGCATGCAAACCTTAGATCAGAGTTTGAGTGACTTAGTCAAGCGCAACATCATTTCCTCGGCTGAAGCGCGCAGCAAAGCTAAGATGCCTGAGAATTTTCCGGCTTGA
- a CDS encoding potassium transporter Kup, producing MSLSKSSLSALTVGAIGIVYGDIGTSVLYAVKEVFRHGNVALTPDNINGVLSIFFWTLTVIVSLKYVMLVLRADNNGEGGTAALLALASNAVRHKPALRRRLLLVGMFGAALFYGDGVITPAISVLSAVEGLEVVSPGLTRFVIPLTLGILFLLFWVQKRGTSGIGKFFGPITVVWFFAIALLGVVQIVKNPSILLALNPYYAIKFMVASPGTTFIILGAIVLCVTGAEALYADMGHFGKKPIRIAWFSVVMPALTLNYLGQGALLLSNPAAVQNPFYLMMPAWALLPMVILATMATVIASQALISGAFSATKQIIQLGYLPRLHMLHTSIKETGQIYIPFINWALFVAIALAVVFFKTSDALATAYGIAVTANMLITTLLTFYVVRYGWKYPLVLCLAATGVFFAIDFAFLASNALKFVDGGWFPIMIAGSVFTLMVTWKDGRQILKNKLRNDSIDLKSFLDSVFVTPPVRVDGTAVFMTAEPGTVPNALLHNLKHNKVLHENNLFVTVVNHEVPWIGLEKRLAIESLGRHCWQVTIHYGFKNDPDVPRALEQMKGRGCEAEPMSTSYFLSRDTVVPSIGGGMSPWREKLFAQMHRNAGSAADFLNLPNNSVVELGSKIEI from the coding sequence GTGTCCCTATCAAAATCATCTCTCTCTGCGCTCACTGTTGGCGCCATTGGCATCGTTTACGGCGATATTGGCACCAGCGTTCTTTACGCTGTCAAAGAGGTTTTTCGTCATGGCAACGTCGCCCTGACGCCAGACAACATCAATGGCGTCTTGTCCATTTTCTTTTGGACGCTTACCGTTATCGTCTCTTTGAAATACGTGATGCTGGTGCTGCGCGCTGACAACAACGGCGAAGGCGGTACTGCAGCGTTGCTGGCGCTGGCCTCAAACGCAGTCCGCCACAAACCCGCTTTGCGCCGCCGGCTGCTACTAGTGGGCATGTTTGGTGCGGCTTTGTTTTACGGTGACGGCGTGATTACGCCGGCCATTTCGGTGCTCTCCGCTGTCGAAGGTTTGGAAGTAGTCTCGCCCGGGTTGACGCGGTTTGTTATTCCGCTAACGCTGGGTATCTTGTTCTTATTATTTTGGGTGCAAAAACGTGGCACCAGCGGCATAGGTAAATTTTTCGGCCCTATTACGGTTGTTTGGTTTTTCGCTATCGCCCTGCTGGGCGTGGTGCAAATCGTCAAGAACCCCAGTATCTTGTTGGCGCTCAATCCCTACTACGCGATCAAATTTATGGTTGCCAGTCCCGGCACCACTTTTATTATTCTCGGTGCGATTGTGCTGTGCGTGACCGGTGCTGAGGCTTTATATGCGGACATGGGTCACTTTGGCAAAAAACCAATACGCATTGCTTGGTTTTCCGTCGTCATGCCTGCGCTGACACTGAACTATTTGGGGCAAGGCGCTTTGCTGCTGAGTAATCCTGCGGCCGTCCAGAATCCCTTCTATCTCATGATGCCTGCTTGGGCGCTGCTACCCATGGTGATACTGGCAACCATGGCAACGGTGATTGCTTCACAAGCCTTGATTTCCGGTGCCTTCAGCGCGACCAAGCAAATTATTCAGTTGGGCTATTTACCGCGCTTGCATATGTTGCACACCAGCATCAAAGAAACTGGGCAAATCTATATTCCCTTTATCAATTGGGCTTTGTTTGTCGCCATTGCGTTGGCAGTGGTGTTTTTCAAAACTTCTGATGCTCTTGCTACGGCTTACGGTATTGCGGTCACCGCCAATATGCTGATCACTACCCTCTTGACTTTTTATGTGGTGCGCTACGGCTGGAAATATCCCCTGGTGTTGTGCCTCGCTGCAACGGGTGTTTTCTTTGCCATAGATTTTGCTTTCTTGGCTTCAAACGCGCTCAAGTTTGTCGATGGAGGTTGGTTTCCCATCATGATTGCAGGCTCGGTTTTCACGCTGATGGTGACTTGGAAAGATGGCCGTCAAATCCTTAAAAACAAACTTCGCAATGACTCGATAGATCTCAAGAGCTTTCTGGACTCAGTCTTCGTGACCCCGCCGGTGCGTGTCGATGGCACGGCCGTGTTTATGACGGCAGAGCCCGGCACCGTGCCGAACGCTTTGCTGCATAACCTAAAGCACAACAAGGTGCTGCATGAAAATAATCTGTTTGTGACTGTCGTTAACCACGAAGTGCCCTGGATCGGTCTAGAAAAACGCCTGGCCATCGAGTCGCTGGGTCGGCATTGCTGGCAGGTGACTATTCACTATGGTTTCAAGAACGATCCGGATGTGCCGCGCGCGCTTGAGCAAATGAAGGGTCGAGGCTGTGAGGCTGAGCCCATGAGCACGAGCTACTTTTTGTCGCGTGATACGGTTGTGCCGTCGATAGGCGGCGGCATGTCGCCATGGCGTGAAAAACTCTTTGCGCAAATGCACCGCAATGCTGGATCAGCCGCTGACTTTCTTAACCTGCCGAATAATTCGGTGGTGGAGTTGGGCTCCAAGATCGAAATCTAA
- a CDS encoding YggS family pyridoxal phosphate-dependent enzyme, whose amino-acid sequence MTMLVRNIEQLLERIDTACLAAGRPAGSVKLLAVSKTFGADAVIAAMASGQRAFGENYIAEGVEKILALRQYLAHKPQTEPLEWHCIGPVQSNKTRLVAEHFDWMESLDRLKIAQRLNEQRPADLAPLQVCLQVNIDGGANKSGVLPADALTLALEIAKLPRLRLRGLMAIPEPAADFAAACAVHGAVKVLFDSINASGQLAQTMDTLSLGMSGDMEAAIHSGSTTVRVGTAIFGSRQTPLA is encoded by the coding sequence ATGACCATGTTAGTACGCAATATTGAACAACTCCTAGAGCGGATTGACACCGCCTGTCTGGCCGCCGGTAGACCGGCTGGCAGCGTTAAGCTGCTGGCAGTGTCCAAAACTTTTGGCGCAGATGCGGTGATTGCCGCCATGGCCAGCGGCCAGCGCGCGTTTGGCGAGAACTATATCGCCGAAGGTGTGGAGAAAATCCTCGCCTTACGCCAATATTTAGCCCACAAACCCCAGACCGAACCGCTTGAGTGGCACTGCATTGGCCCGGTACAAAGCAATAAAACCCGGCTAGTCGCTGAGCATTTTGATTGGATGGAGTCGCTAGACAGGCTCAAAATCGCCCAGCGCTTAAACGAGCAACGCCCGGCCGATCTAGCGCCGCTACAAGTGTGCCTACAAGTCAATATCGACGGTGGTGCCAATAAGTCAGGCGTGCTACCAGCTGACGCCCTGACATTGGCACTGGAAATTGCCAAACTGCCGCGACTAAGGCTGCGCGGCCTGATGGCTATCCCTGAGCCCGCAGCGGATTTTGCAGCCGCCTGCGCGGTGCATGGCGCTGTGAAAGTGTTGTTCGACAGCATCAACGCCAGCGGTCAGTTGGCCCAAACGATGGATACCTTATCGCTAGGTATGTCGGGAGATATGGAAGCGGCCATCCATTCAGGCAGCACCACGGTACGTGTGGGCACTGCTATTTTTGGTAGTCGCCAAACCCCTTTGGCCTGA
- the lptE gene encoding LPS assembly lipoprotein LptE, whose protein sequence is MQRRFFLLTSAAASALSLSACGFALRKAPEFSFSTLYSALGEGSALGVELKRNLESSGKVKVISDPTQIAKADVVLDVIKEQRERVVVGLNAAGQVREFQLRIRFKFRLRTPGGREIIPETEILQQRDISFNESAVLSKEPEEALLYRDMQRDIVQQLMRRLAVISLRP, encoded by the coding sequence ATGCAGCGTCGTTTTTTTCTACTCACTAGCGCTGCGGCCAGCGCATTAAGCTTGTCCGCTTGCGGTTTTGCGCTGCGCAAAGCACCAGAGTTTTCTTTCTCCACGCTTTACAGCGCCCTTGGTGAAGGCTCTGCGCTCGGGGTTGAGCTCAAGCGTAATTTGGAGTCCAGCGGCAAGGTCAAGGTGATTAGCGATCCGACGCAGATCGCTAAAGCCGATGTGGTGCTCGATGTCATCAAAGAGCAGCGCGAGCGTGTGGTAGTGGGTCTAAACGCGGCCGGTCAGGTGCGAGAGTTTCAATTGCGTATTCGTTTTAAGTTTCGCCTGCGTACGCCGGGCGGGCGGGAGATCATTCCAGAGACCGAGATTTTGCAGCAACGCGACATCAGCTTTAACGAGTCTGCCGTGTTGTCTAAAGAGCCCGAGGAAGCCTTGCTCTACCGCGATATGCAGAGGGATATAGTCCAGCAGTTAATGCGCCGTTTGGCGGTGATCTCGCTCAGGCCTTAG
- a CDS encoding glutamate-5-semialdehyde dehydrogenase, whose translation MSAMGGRSRAAATVAARAPSAVKTQALLKLAELLRANRQPLAEANQRDLARAETAGLSGPMLDRLKLTEKIIDTVALGCEQLATMHDVIGEISGMKQQLSGIRVGQMRVPLGVFGMIYESRPNVTIEAASLAIKSGNACILRGGSEAIESNKALALLVRQALVAVNLPADVVQLVPTTDRAAVSLLITMPEFVDVIIPRGGKGLIERVSREARVPVIKHLDGNCHVYVDAPCDIAMAVKIADNAKTQKYSPCNAAESLLVAEGVAEEFLPLIAAVYAAKGVEMRCDAAAAKILRAQPGLAASAHITLASEQDWFEEYLAPIISIKIVADVAAAIAHINHYSSHHTDAILTRDHMHAQQFLREVDSASVMVNASTRFADGFEFGLGAEIGISTDKFHARGPVGIEGLTSLKYVVLGQGEVRG comes from the coding sequence ATGAGCGCCATGGGTGGTCGTTCCAGAGCTGCTGCTACTGTGGCCGCGCGTGCACCCAGCGCCGTCAAAACGCAGGCCTTGCTAAAACTCGCCGAACTGCTGCGCGCCAATCGCCAGCCACTGGCCGAAGCCAATCAGCGCGATTTAGCGCGGGCAGAAACGGCGGGTCTTTCCGGCCCTATGTTGGATCGACTCAAACTCACCGAAAAAATCATTGACACCGTAGCGCTGGGCTGTGAGCAACTCGCTACCATGCACGACGTGATTGGCGAGATCAGTGGCATGAAACAGCAGCTTAGTGGCATACGCGTAGGCCAAATGCGCGTGCCGCTAGGTGTATTTGGCATGATTTACGAAAGTCGGCCAAATGTGACGATTGAGGCGGCGTCGTTAGCGATTAAAAGCGGCAACGCTTGCATTTTGCGCGGTGGCTCAGAAGCCATAGAGTCCAACAAGGCCTTGGCTTTGTTGGTGCGCCAGGCCTTAGTCGCCGTCAACTTGCCCGCCGATGTGGTGCAACTCGTGCCCACCACCGACCGCGCTGCCGTCAGCCTGTTAATCACCATGCCCGAGTTTGTGGATGTGATTATTCCGCGCGGCGGGAAAGGGTTGATAGAGCGCGTCAGCCGCGAGGCCAGAGTGCCGGTGATCAAGCATCTTGATGGCAATTGCCACGTATACGTTGACGCGCCTTGCGACATCGCCATGGCGGTCAAAATTGCCGACAACGCCAAGACACAAAAATACAGTCCTTGCAACGCCGCTGAGAGTTTGCTGGTAGCCGAAGGCGTGGCGGAAGAATTTTTACCGCTTATCGCTGCCGTCTACGCCGCCAAAGGTGTTGAGATGCGCTGCGATGCGGCGGCCGCCAAAATCTTGCGCGCGCAACCGGGGCTGGCCGCTTCTGCCCACATCACACTAGCCAGCGAGCAGGACTGGTTTGAGGAATACCTCGCGCCCATCATCAGCATCAAAATCGTGGCGGATGTGGCGGCGGCAATTGCCCACATCAACCATTACTCCAGCCACCATACCGATGCCATACTCACCCGAGACCATATGCATGCACAGCAATTTTTGCGCGAAGTCGACTCAGCCAGTGTGATGGTCAATGCCAGCACGCGCTTTGCCGATGGCTTTGAGTTTGGTTTGGGCGCAGAAATCGGTATCAGCACAGATAAATTCCACGCCCGTGGCCCAGTCGGCATTGAAGGCCTGACTTCGCTTAAGTACGTGGTGTTAGGCCAAGGTGAGGTGCGCGGCTAA